The following are encoded in a window of Halosolutus halophilus genomic DNA:
- the trkA gene encoding Trk system potassium transporter TrkA translates to MRVIVVGAGEVGRTIAANLEDSHDVVVVDQDSGVVEDLTYSLDVLAIEGDGTDIETLEEAGIESAGLVIACTDDDETNLVVCGAAKTRSDAFTIARVKRRTLLETWQGSQGAFGVDFMACTDLLTAQAIFRISGLEAAQDVEMFAGGLVRMAEFDIGPKSPVAGLSVREADQYDSLTFAGIFRDGEMMVVTGDTMIRAGDKIVVIGSPDSVRGFAADIVTAESNGSKEVVIVGASEIGFQVARLFEEQGHRSRLIEQDPDRAREVAEKLPNTMVMESDATDAEFLAREHVDKADIVIAALDSDEKNLLVSLLARRLGVDRTVAVIEHPEYADVFETVGIDVAVNPREETAEDIIRFTRADHTEKVAMLEHDRAEVIEIEAGVDSILTNRQIADTTSDLPDGVVIGAISRGGELVTPRGTTVVEPGDHVVLFVDARVLDDVLDVL, encoded by the coding sequence GTGCGCGTGATCGTCGTCGGTGCCGGCGAGGTCGGGCGCACGATCGCCGCCAACCTCGAGGACTCACACGACGTCGTGGTGGTCGATCAGGACAGCGGCGTCGTCGAAGATCTGACGTACTCGCTCGACGTCCTCGCGATCGAAGGGGACGGGACGGACATCGAGACGCTCGAGGAGGCAGGGATCGAGTCGGCCGGCCTGGTCATCGCCTGTACGGACGACGACGAGACCAATCTCGTCGTCTGTGGTGCGGCGAAGACCAGAAGCGACGCGTTCACCATCGCCCGCGTCAAGCGGCGCACGTTACTCGAGACCTGGCAGGGCTCACAGGGGGCGTTCGGCGTGGACTTCATGGCCTGTACCGATCTCCTTACTGCGCAGGCGATCTTCCGAATTTCGGGCCTGGAAGCGGCCCAGGACGTCGAGATGTTCGCCGGCGGATTGGTCCGGATGGCCGAGTTCGACATCGGGCCGAAGAGCCCCGTCGCCGGCCTGTCCGTTCGCGAGGCCGACCAGTACGACTCGCTGACGTTCGCCGGCATCTTCCGCGACGGGGAGATGATGGTCGTGACCGGTGACACGATGATCCGCGCCGGCGACAAGATTGTCGTGATCGGCAGCCCCGACTCAGTCAGGGGATTCGCGGCCGACATCGTCACGGCCGAGTCGAACGGCTCTAAGGAGGTCGTCATCGTCGGAGCGAGCGAGATCGGATTCCAGGTCGCCCGCCTGTTCGAGGAACAGGGTCATCGGTCGCGGCTGATCGAGCAGGATCCCGATCGCGCCCGAGAGGTCGCAGAGAAACTGCCGAACACGATGGTGATGGAAAGCGACGCGACTGACGCGGAGTTTCTGGCCCGAGAGCACGTCGACAAGGCCGACATCGTCATCGCCGCGCTCGACAGCGACGAGAAGAACCTGCTCGTCTCGCTACTGGCCCGTCGGCTCGGGGTCGATCGGACCGTCGCCGTCATCGAACACCCCGAGTACGCCGACGTCTTCGAGACCGTCGGGATCGACGTCGCCGTCAACCCGCGGGAGGAGACCGCCGAGGACATCATCCGCTTTACCCGCGCCGACCACACCGAGAAGGTGGCCATGCTCGAACACGATCGAGCCGAAGTGATCGAGATCGAGGCCGGCGTCGACAGCATCCTGACGAATCGACAGATAGCCGATACGACGTCCGACCTGCCAGACGGGGTCGTGATCGGCGCGATCTCCCGCGGCGGCGAACTCGTGACGCCCCGCGGGACGACGGTCGTCGAACCGGGGGATCACGTCGTTCTCTTCGTCGACGCGAGGGTCCTCGACGACGTCCTCGACGTCCTGTAA